The DNA segment CCTATAAGAACAACTCAATCcctaatttttcttttcatcAAGATCAATTACAACTTACAACACAGGCATTCATTTCTCTCCTTTTTCTTCAATTTCATCATTTCTTTCCCTGATCTATAGGTTTTGATTTTTCATTTCTGATTTTTGATTTGCAGAGGGTGATTATTTGGAATCTATTGATATATTATGGGAAAATTGGAAGAGATATGCGAGAAGAAATGCGTAGATCATGCGATGAACTTGCCGCCGGTTCCACCTCCATTACCAGGTCCGGTGATCAACAGCCACCGTGCACGGCGGTCAGAATCGAGAGGGCAGAGCTCTGTTTCTACGGCTACAAAAGATATGTGGGAAAAATTGTTCGATGAAGGATACAGAGCCGATGTTGTGATTAACACAGACAATGGCGGATCCATCTTTGCTCATTCTAATATCCTCGTAAGACTTTTCtacccttttcttttttttgtcattttcgaAAAGATTGATTTTCTTTTACATTATTTGAGTTACAGTAGCTTTAACAGTAATATAGTACTTAAAATAATTTCTATAAGCTGTGTTTCAATATGAATTGACAAAGAATTAGAGTTTTTaggtagatttttttttttcttactttGTCATTTTGcagtttgatattttgagaattgtgaattttttttgtcacgtAATATTACTTATGCTTTTcaattttagtaaaaaaaaaaaaaaaaaatcattgatAACACATTAATTGGGGGATATTTAGTTGGTGAACGTTTTTGGTATTATTATTGAAGTTGAAGACCTCTAAatcatttagaaaaaaaaatagctcACAAAATTTAAAACTTAGATAATAgctaaaataaaattcattggAAGTGATTAATTTATCTTATTATCGTAGAAATAGAATATTTATACAAATAAGAGTGATTAAAACAAAATGTtattgttacaaaaaaaaaaaaaaaaaaccttcttTTGCTATTAAAAAATCACAAGTGCCATATTATCACAGCAAATTCCACAATTATTAAAGTATAAAATTGCTGAAATCACATggtttttatttgaattttttgggGGTAGGGGCTCAATTTCTTAGCAAGAAAACTTACAGATATTCCAGTTGAAAATGAGATATGCTTAGCAATGAAAATGTGGATTATTTGTGATTAATTCAGTATTAGACTAGATTATAAAAAAGTTGAGTTGCTTACAAGTTAATTATGGATTATCTACAGGGCATGGCTTCTCCGGTGATGCGAGGTATGTTAAAGCAAGCCAAGAAACATCGAGGTAGACGATCGATCTTCATTCGTGGTGTTCCACATGACGCTGTTCGAGTTTTCATTCGATTCTTGTACTCTTCCTGGTACTGTTCTTTTCTCTGTTATAATTGACATTAGTTTGTAAAATTTGAGTAATTTTTTGGTAACGGAAAAGGTTTTGTTTTGAGCAGTTACGAGAAGGAAGAAGTAGAAGAATTTGTGTTGCCATTGCTCGTACTTTCGCATGTATTTGTGGTAGTAGAACTGAAGAAACTATGTGTTCAAAGATTAGTACAAGGTTTTCTTACAACTGAAAACGTAGTAGACATCTTCCAGCTTGCATTACTATGTGATGCACCTCGTCTTAGCTTCATTTGTCACCGGATGATCCTTCGAGACTTCGAGAATATTTCGGTCACCGAAGGATGGAAAGCCATGAAGGAGAGCCATCCTATGCTTAAAAAACAACTTCTGGAATCTATTCTTGATGAAGACAATGTAGGTTGAGAGTTTGATCATATTCAAATTGGTAAATTTTAATACTAATTTTCATGATTAGTAAATTGAGGGTTTGATTAATTTTACAGAGGCAAAAGGAGTGGACGAGAAGGGTAAAAGAGGGGAAAATATATTTGCAATTATACGAAGCAATGGAGGCACTTGTTCATATATGTAGAGACGGATGTAAGACAATTGGACCATACGATAGAGACTTCAGTGGAAATGAAACACCGTGCACGTATGCAGCATGtaaaggaatagaacagctcgTCCGACACTTCGCTGGTTGCAAACTCAGAATACCCGGGGGATGCATCCATTGCAAGAGAATGTGGCAGCTATTAGAGCTACATTCTCGTCTTTGCCTCGATTCCAATGTGTGCAGAGTTCCTCTTTGCAGGTACATACGTCTACCTTTGTTTTGATTCGCTGGTATAGCGATAACATTAGACGGTTTTATAAAGATGTTGTAATAATATGCAGGAATTTCAAGAACAAGTTGAGAAAGCAAAGCAAGAAAGATGAAATTAAGTGGAGAATACTAGTGAAGAAGATGGTTAGAACGAAAAGGATAGGAGGGTCACCATTTTTTGTATCAGACATTTGCTGCTAACATGCACAAAATGTTCCGAATGTGTATGATATATGTTGCATAGGAACGATTTTGTCTGCAAAATTGTTGTGTCTTTCTACCCGAGATTACAAACATAGATCAGAGTAACTAATTCTTGTAATATTTGATAAaagattttattaattaaatctcATATATCCAATAGTTATATAAGAAATGGAAGAAAGTTTCATGTAAGGAAAATAAAAACGAAATACAACAAAAGAGAGAAGGATAAATAATTGATTctcactataaaaaaaaaaaaaaaatgtgattttcatttccaattattttttgtttgacCAAATAATAGGAATTGGTGGAATTATTGAGTACATATTACCATATTATCATCTAATTCGGTAAAAGCAAAAAGTACACACTAATCTTAATGCAATTTAGCCTCTATGGATTATGCAACAAGTGACATGCGAATTTAGATATTGAAAACAAAAGAAGTGACATgcgatgattttttttttttttttaaacgctTTTATAttcattagatgaaaaaagTCCAAATACAATAAGAAAAcgataaggaataaaaccttacaaaattcACAAAGAGACAAAgacgactacaaagagcaagaagaaaccataaaaggtataaaaaacacaaaaaaaacaatgaaCCATATATTTCTTGAAAATCCAAATCCGTAGAAGAGCAACTGCAATCCAATCTTCATCATTCAAGCCCTTTCGAATATTCGGATCAGAGtcctttcttttgttgcaaccacatagatttattgatccatgtataaaataaatcgtttccgttcttgctaaatccgaaaaaggtataaataaaagaataattgGGAGCAGATACAATTCAGGCAAATAGAGATCCGGAAAATATATGAATACTGATTagaaagaaaataacaaaaaaaaaacacaaaacctaaCCCGTTGGAAGGAGGAAAAAGAAAGACAAACTTTTGTGTAAGTATGTGAAATGTGAACATAGGCTTGACTTGGTATTTATAACCAATACCCAACCAATTTAATTAGATTTCAATGACTGTAAATCGCCCTTAAAATCTCCTGACTAACTTATTGGACAAATCGTGTAGAAAAATTGGTTCTCTTTTAGGAATTCCACATTGGAAGCCAAGAGGGAAAATGAGGAAAATGAGATGTATATATGTTGTTATCCCGCATCGGAAAAATATAACTTAGTAAAGCTTTTCTAATACCATATATTAGGTTTTGGGCTTTAAGCTTAAAGCATCCCACAACAAGTCTCTTCTAATTCTAAGATTTAGTtgatttctctttctttctctactGTAATATTTGctcatttaaaatattattcgGTAGTGTCCGGTGACGTAGGTAATATTGGCCGAACCTCGTTAAATTTTGGTGTTTTCTCTGTTTGCTTTATGCTTTAGCTTTCAATTTGCTAGTCATTTCCACAACAAAGCAAAATTCCACAATGATCTGATGATATGATCGTAACTTAACCAGCGCCTTATCCCCCACAACAAATTCCACTTTCCTTCTTTTTCGATTTTCCATCATTTCCATTTGATTGTGAGACGCAGTTAAGGTGGCCTTAAAACGTACCAATAATCCATCATGCTCTTCCAAAACTTCTGTTACAGCTGCGATTTTGGAAGACCTGTGAAATATCAAAAGAGGCGTCTTCCCATACAGGGCCTAATATGGAGACATCTTGATACTACTGTGATAATCAAAATTGTAGCAATATGCCACCCATCCCAACACTGAGGTCCAATACTCCGTACGATCAAGGACCATAGCTTGCATATACTGTTCCAAGCCCCTATTGACGAGCTCGGACTTCATGTACATTTGTGGATGGTATGAACTATTTTGCTTTAGTTGCGTCCCACTTAATTGTTTCCAAAACTTGTTGAGTAAAACAGAATCTTGATTTGACACTATCAACTTTGGAAACCTTTGATGCTTGACAATAATCTATACGAACAACTCAACCACCTTAACTACTGTGTAAGTGGGAGGAAGGGAACCAAAATGAGAGTGAAGGAAAGGAACCAAAATGAGCGTATTTTGTCAAACGATCCACCACcgccaaaattaaaaaatgaccATTTCTCAGAGGTAAACCCGTAATGAAATCCATAGTGGAATCCTCTCAAACTCCCATAGGGGTAGACAATAGTTGTAACAATCCGCCTGGAGCTTGTGTTGAATATTTAGCTTGTTGACACACCAAGCATTATTATACAAAAGTCTCGACAGATAACCGTAGACCTGGCAATAAAAAAGAGCTAACAAACTCACCATCATCTTCTCCACACCGCAATGACCGGAGTAATGTGGAATTCCCGGAAAGAACTTATTTTAATTGAGATTGTTCCccaataaaatatcaatttcggAAGCATAACAATCCATCACGTTGGTGGAACCCATGGACTAGCTTCCCTTGTAAAAGTTTCTCATTGATCTCTCGAAGCTCGTCTAAATCCAGATTTTCCCCAGGGGCGGCTCCAATATTTCAGAGGCCCTAAATAGCTTCCATACTCcattttttcataaaataaaatttaatatataaaaaatataattaattcttaaaagaaacaattgaaaatcaaaatattattgTTAGATTATATATAAATGTACCCCTACTGTTATTGGGTGAAAATTGATTTAACCTTtatgtgtaaaaaaaaaatcaattccaagcctcattaatgaaaaataagtttttgtttcaTTTGCAATTTTATGTTTTGGCTATCGTTCGATCTCTAGCATTCTGATTACCCAATAAGTCTTTTCTGTTACCGAAAGAACTCAT comes from the Euphorbia lathyris chromosome 5, ddEupLath1.1, whole genome shotgun sequence genome and includes:
- the LOC136230973 gene encoding BTB/POZ and TAZ domain-containing protein 4, whose protein sequence is MGKLEEICEKKCVDHAMNLPPVPPPLPGPVINSHRARRSESRGQSSVSTATKDMWEKLFDEGYRADVVINTDNGGSIFAHSNILGMASPVMRGMLKQAKKHRGRRSIFIRGVPHDAVRVFIRFLYSSCYEKEEVEEFVLPLLVLSHVFVVVELKKLCVQRLVQGFLTTENVVDIFQLALLCDAPRLSFICHRMILRDFENISVTEGWKAMKESHPMLKKQLLESILDEDNRQKEWTRRVKEGKIYLQLYEAMEALVHICRDGCKTIGPYDRDFSGNETPCTYAACKGIEQLVRHFAGCKLRIPGGCIHCKRMWQLLELHSRLCLDSNVCRVPLCRNFKNKLRKQSKKDEIKWRILVKKMVRTKRIGGSPFFVSDICC